A part of Sinorhizobium chiapasense genomic DNA contains:
- a CDS encoding DMT family transporter, with amino-acid sequence MTPSFDAARHRRGLAITGLGGLALSFDIPLIRSANGEVWSILALRSLSTFFVALAAWFVLNRVLGRRVALIPGKAGLIAGLFYAINSFTFLLAVFNTSTANVVFVLAFTSMFAAILSWIFLKERPSNATLLTMAVMVFGVGVIVQDGLESGHLFGDAMAACSAFLLAGAITIARKSGRDMALVPLTTAIFPAVAAFLLLPSSGLSIAEPGYILFNGLVVIPLAFFCLATGPRYLSAPEVGMFYLLETILAPIWVWIVFSETPTTQTLLGGAVLILALIGHSLWQMRYRAMKAQMQCAELG; translated from the coding sequence TTGACACCTTCCTTTGACGCCGCCCGGCACCGGCGCGGCCTTGCCATCACCGGCCTCGGCGGCCTCGCCCTTTCCTTCGACATTCCGCTCATCCGTTCGGCGAACGGCGAGGTGTGGTCGATTCTCGCCTTGCGCAGTCTTTCAACCTTCTTCGTCGCACTTGCCGCCTGGTTCGTGCTCAATCGTGTCCTTGGCCGCCGCGTTGCCTTGATCCCCGGTAAGGCGGGTCTGATCGCCGGTCTCTTCTACGCCATCAACTCCTTCACCTTCCTGCTCGCCGTGTTCAACACCTCGACGGCGAACGTCGTCTTCGTACTTGCCTTCACGTCGATGTTCGCGGCGATCCTCTCCTGGATCTTCCTCAAGGAACGGCCCTCGAACGCCACGCTGCTGACGATGGCCGTTATGGTTTTCGGCGTCGGGGTGATCGTGCAGGACGGGCTCGAAAGCGGACACCTCTTCGGCGACGCGATGGCCGCCTGCTCGGCCTTCCTGCTGGCAGGCGCAATAACCATCGCCCGCAAGAGCGGCCGAGACATGGCGCTGGTGCCGCTGACGACCGCAATCTTCCCCGCCGTTGCCGCCTTCCTGCTCCTGCCGTCGAGCGGCCTTTCGATTGCAGAACCCGGCTACATTCTCTTCAACGGCTTGGTGGTGATCCCCCTCGCCTTCTTCTGCCTCGCGACGGGCCCGCGGTATCTTTCCGCGCCGGAGGTCGGCATGTTCTATCTGCTGGAGACGATCCTCGCTCCGATCTGGGTGTGGATCGTCTTTTCGGAAACGCCGACGACGCAGACGCTCCTTGGAGGAGCCGTCCTCATCCTCGCCCTGATCGGCCATTCGCTCTGGCAGATGCGCTACAGGGCGATGAAGGCGCAGATGCAATGTGCGGAACTGGGATAG
- a CDS encoding RDD family protein, with translation MSMHNEQVRFPSDDWRAYQGVLSRRVFAFIIDYVIIALLWIPAAVVVFFLGILTLGLGFLLYPVLFALVAMLYFGLTVGGRDQASPGMRIMGVAIARTDGRPMDFLTAIVHLVIFWIANALLTPLILLIGLFTDRGRLLHDLLIGTVTVRRDMY, from the coding sequence ATGAGCATGCATAACGAACAAGTGAGATTCCCGAGCGATGACTGGCGCGCCTATCAGGGCGTGCTGTCGCGGCGAGTGTTTGCCTTCATCATCGACTACGTGATCATCGCCCTGCTCTGGATTCCGGCGGCGGTCGTCGTGTTTTTCCTGGGCATTCTCACGCTCGGCCTCGGATTCCTCCTCTATCCCGTGCTCTTTGCGCTTGTGGCGATGCTTTATTTCGGGCTGACGGTCGGCGGCCGCGATCAAGCCTCGCCGGGCATGAGAATCATGGGCGTGGCGATCGCCCGCACGGACGGACGGCCGATGGATTTTCTGACGGCGATCGTCCATCTGGTGATCTTCTGGATCGCCAACGCGCTGTTGACACCGCTCATCCTGCTCATCGGTCTCTTCACAGACCGCGGCCGGCTTTTGCATGACCTCCTGATCGGCACGGTCACGGTTCGCCGTGATATGTATTAA
- the hemB gene encoding porphobilinogen synthase, whose protein sequence is MNDKTNLVDRITGHRRMRRNRKADWTRRLVQENRLTVDDLIWPIFIVPGSGIVQPIDAMPGVNRMSVDKAVEAVKEAADFGIPAVATFPNIDMALRDETGSNSLAADNLINEATRAIKKAVPNIGVITDVALDPFTSHGHDGILRDGEIVNDETVEVVARAAVTQADAGSDIIAPSEMMDGRIGAIREALDAAGHQNVGIMSYATKFASAFYGPYREAIGTGGLLKGDKKTYYIDPANGTEAIRDAALDVEEGADMLMVKPGLPYLDICWRMKEAFGLPVFAYQVSGEYAQVKAAAANGWIDGERVMLETLLAFKRAGCDGILSYFAVEVARILAKR, encoded by the coding sequence ATGAACGACAAGACAAATCTTGTGGACAGGATAACGGGACACCGCCGCATGCGCCGCAACCGCAAGGCGGACTGGACGCGACGGCTGGTGCAGGAAAACCGCCTGACCGTCGACGACCTGATCTGGCCGATCTTCATCGTGCCGGGCAGCGGCATCGTCCAGCCGATCGACGCCATGCCGGGCGTGAACCGCATGAGCGTCGACAAGGCGGTCGAGGCGGTGAAAGAGGCGGCCGACTTTGGTATCCCGGCGGTTGCCACGTTCCCGAACATCGACATGGCGCTGCGTGACGAAACTGGCTCCAACAGCCTCGCCGCCGACAATCTGATCAACGAGGCGACCCGCGCGATCAAGAAGGCGGTGCCGAACATCGGCGTCATCACCGACGTCGCGCTCGACCCCTTCACGAGCCATGGCCATGACGGCATCCTCCGTGACGGCGAGATCGTAAACGATGAAACCGTGGAGGTCGTCGCCAGAGCCGCGGTGACGCAGGCCGATGCCGGATCGGACATCATTGCCCCGTCTGAAATGATGGACGGGCGCATCGGCGCGATCCGGGAGGCGCTCGACGCCGCCGGCCACCAGAATGTCGGCATCATGTCCTACGCGACGAAATTCGCCTCCGCCTTCTACGGCCCGTACCGTGAGGCAATCGGCACCGGCGGTCTGCTGAAGGGCGACAAGAAGACCTATTACATCGACCCGGCCAACGGTACCGAGGCGATCCGCGATGCCGCGCTCGATGTCGAGGAAGGTGCCGACATGCTCATGGTCAAGCCAGGCCTGCCGTATCTCGACATCTGCTGGCGGATGAAGGAGGCCTTTGGCCTGCCGGTTTTCGCCTACCAGGTTTCCGGCGAATATGCGCAGGTGAAGGCAGCTGCGGCCAATGGCTGGATCGATGGCGAACGAGTCATGCTGGAAACGCTGCTTGCTTTCAAGCGGGCGGGCTGCGACGGGATATTGAGCTATTTTGCGGTCGAAGTGGCGCGCATCCTGGCAAAGCGTTGA
- a CDS encoding arginyltransferase translates to MNTQTAPSPQFYLTAPAPCPYLPNEMERKVFTHMVGERAPELNDLLTQGGFRRSQNIAYRPACETCRACISVRILANEFAPTRSMRRVLATNRDVISAEYPAEPSSEQYNLFRRYLDRRHQKGGMSDMSVLDYAMMVEDTHVHTKIIEYRLRIEGDGVNEKAKGPLIATALTDRMGDGLSMVYSFFDPALSERSLGTYMILDHIRRAKERGLPHVYLGYWVKGSRKMGYKTKFLPQEHLMARGWERYSADDASTETD, encoded by the coding sequence ATGAACACGCAGACCGCACCGTCTCCACAATTCTACCTGACTGCGCCGGCACCCTGCCCGTACCTGCCGAACGAGATGGAGCGAAAGGTCTTCACCCACATGGTGGGCGAACGGGCCCCGGAACTGAACGACCTCCTGACGCAGGGAGGCTTCCGCCGCTCCCAGAACATAGCCTACCGGCCGGCCTGCGAAACCTGTCGCGCCTGCATCTCGGTGCGCATCCTTGCGAACGAGTTCGCGCCGACGCGTTCGATGCGGCGGGTGCTCGCCACCAATCGCGACGTGATCTCGGCCGAATACCCCGCCGAGCCCTCGAGTGAACAATACAACCTCTTCCGCCGCTATCTCGACCGGCGGCATCAGAAGGGGGGCATGTCCGACATGTCGGTGCTCGATTACGCCATGATGGTCGAAGACACCCATGTGCATACGAAGATCATCGAATACCGCTTGCGGATCGAAGGCGACGGCGTCAACGAAAAGGCCAAAGGCCCCTTGATCGCCACGGCCCTGACCGACCGAATGGGCGACGGCCTGTCGATGGTCTATTCCTTCTTTGATCCGGCGCTCTCCGAGCGTTCGCTCGGCACGTACATGATTCTCGATCATATTCGCCGGGCGAAGGAGCGCGGCCTGCCCCACGTCTATCTCGGTTACTGGGTCAAGGGGTCGCGCAAAATGGGGTATAAAACAAAGTTTTTGCCGCAGGAGCACCTTATGGCCCGCGGTTGGGAGCGCTATTCTGCCGATGACGCATCCACCGAAACGGACTGA